The Culex quinquefasciatus strain JHB chromosome 2, VPISU_Cqui_1.0_pri_paternal, whole genome shotgun sequence genome contains the following window.
tgcccaaagaagtcattttgcatcattagtttgtccatataattgtccatataaatttggcagctgtccatacaaaaacgatatgtgaaaattcaaaaatctgtatcttttgaaggaattttttgatcgatttggtgtcttcggcaaagtggtAGGTAtgggataaggactacactgaaaaaaaatgatacacggtaattttttttgatgatttttagtttcaagttttgtcactaaaacttgatttgcaaaaaaacactatttttattttttgatatgtttttgcaaaaaatctttgaccgagttatgattattctaatcaatactgatttttttttcaaaaaatctcaatattggtcgcaaaaatgtttgaacttcaacttgattcaatttttttgaaaatattgttttcgaaaagatcggaaaatttcatgaatgtttcatattttaacattgtaatttggaccattagttgctgagatatcgacattagaaaattgtggtttatttgggtgggacttagaaaacatcaattttcctgtttttgaacctttgcatggcaatatctcagcagctaagggtcgtatcaacaaagctcaaaaaagcaaaatatagagaaaaaaattctcagcttttcaaaaatatttttttcaaaagtgggcaaacatgagcactaatttaaaaaaaaaataataactgctactattttgaaaaaagttacacaaAAAAGGCTatagcttgaaaacggtgcactttatcaaatttcactaaagtacattttgattgcaaatttgattttacatcgaaaaattaagttgaaaaatttgtgcgaccaatattacgatttcttgaaaaaaattgtattgattaaaaaaattcataactcggtcaaagattttttgcccattctggaaatttctgaaaagttggcattttatggtctcaaacaaatcagaaaataaaaaaaaaaagttaaatatagtgtttttttacaaatcaagttttagagacaaaaagtgtaatttaaaatcacaatttttttaccgtgtatcatttatttcagtgtagtccatattcatacctacaactttgccgaagacaccaaatcgatcaaaaaattcctttaaaagatacagatttctgaattttcacATAACATGTTTGTAttggcagctgccaaatttgtatggaaaattatatggacaaactaatgatgcaaatggcttctttgggcataccgaaggtaccaaaaaagtttcagtcggataaaaaaatacaaaaaaaaatcgaatgaccgcgaaatctcagagaattgctctatttttatattttagtgtCATCgtgttctttggacaattttacatgaaaatcaataaaaatctcAGAGTAATCCAAACAATGTTCATGAAATAACCGACAACTTTGTGTTTTATAAGTTAAACTGCTCGCTTGTTTTTAACGCATTCAATTGCTATCTTCTGAAAGTAAGCATTCAGCACCCGAAAAAAACTCTATTTAGAACTTAGAATGTGTTTTCGGGAGGCATTTAAgggatttaatacatttttatcaaattctttTGCAATTTGAAACGACAAGTTGCGAAGTCGTCTGCTGTGTGCTTTAAccaataacgataacgatagatgaAAGTTAACTCcgagtttggtccaaatcggtgaaggttgaACCTGAAATGAACAGCAGTTTTTTGTAAGTTTACCAACAGGGATTTTTCTTTCATGAATAAAACGCTATAGCCTTTAAAATCGCTTCGctgtaagtaaattttatttctcTTATAAACGAACAtaaatgaaaaacatgaaatcaGATGATTTACAACTTTTGAAAACTTGCCCTAAAAATCATACTGCTTTAAATGGTTGAAACTCTTCACTAGATGCGGTACACTAATTCAAATGCCAAAACGGTTGAAACGATAGTAAAATGTTATCTGCTAGCACCtcgcaacgaaaaaaaactcaattaaaacaaacatttggaTGCTCACAACCTCAATCAGAACGCGCGGGAGTGCCTCCTCGCCATGCTCAGTAGATTAGTTGGTTACGGAAGCGCGTCGGCTCGGGAAACTGTCCCAGATACTCCGAATGCTTGATCCCGAAGCTGTACGACGGAACGTGCCCCAGGTTGATCTGTTGGATTTtttcggtgtgtgtgtgtggatttCGGGGTGCGTTGATGACATTCAATGGCATTAAAGTGCATTTGAtgagagaaagaaaataaattttatgagaatttttcgtttcgtttccagatttggtttggtttttgcAAGCAAATTTGACCGGGAGCAGCTCTTCCTCAGTCCCAGTACGAtcttcgaatggtgaacgtcaaTGGGGGATTCTTCTGGGCCATAAAGGGTGAATGGCGAATCGCGAAGGAAATGGCGGGAACGGAATGGTGCACGTAATAGCCCTTTTGGATGGGAAGTTTTAGGGTGTGTAGGGTGGTTGTGAGTGGGGAAGGGGAAACGCAACAGAAAATGGCGATTTGCGTAGGGGCGTGCGCGTATTTTCAGGAAGAAGCAGATTAGTATATTGCATGGTGGCACATATTTCAAAGGTTTAATTATTAACTCATTTGGATGGACAAACAAATGGTAATGGTAATTCTGTTCACCTGGCCTTATGTTTACCCCTCTACTGTCATTTTTTAGAGTTCATTCTACGAACaattttacttttcttgttCTGCAACATTTTGTTTCgtatatatttttatgttttttcaacatGTTAAATTTATATGCAAGCCAAAATTTCTACATTACAAAGCAAAATGCtccgaaaactcatttttcagtTGTACATTTGGTTCGcattcattcaaaaaatctaagatttatAGAAAAtgtttagagttttttaaaaagatcaaatatacaaaattttcatttcacttcgggtaatcgaatcacgaattttttttcttggtcaTATTTTTGTTTGCCGAGCTTTAGTATGTATGACCCCTGAACTACTCTGAATTAATTTAGAACtttcaaatccaagatggcggccaatatggcggaggtgaaatactgaaaaagtagtttatgcaacaagttgcaaaaagaggttttttttcagcatgtattttgatgcaaaatggcttcattgggcataccgaaggcaccaaaaaagtttcagtcggattaaaaaatacaaaaatcaaaattgaagaaaaaagaccgatttcgtagagaattgctcagaagttataaaaatagaaaggaacagtttgttttgttttatttacccAGGTTGGCAGCTTATTCAGCTGATTCAACTTGCATAACAGTAAATTTGAGAAAGGAAAAATGTGGCATAGAAAATCATATTTGGGATATCCCTAGTTTAAAAATGTTgctcacaaaatttaaacttttgaaggttttgtatctcagcaactagcagTCCAAtctacacaatttaaaaaagaaaattatagaaaatttcacgagctccttgaaaatacttttttcaaaagtgcttttTCCTACGAAAATATGTTACAAATTAATATTCgatagtaaattattaaattaaaaaaaatatattttatcaaCTTATCAGAAAATTATAATTCATGCGCCAAATTTTGCCTCACCTTCACCTCAAGCGCAAAATatgccatttttgtatttttttccggTGTACCCTATTATTTCTAAGACCATCTCCCCTGTGAAAATTTTTGCTCGAGTCCGAGCCAATTTGGCTCGAGATCGTTTTGAATGACCACAATTGTATAGAGACACataaatcgatgcctctgtgctctcttgtactaactaaataggaaaaccagcaagcttagcacAAAAGagtacagaggcatcgaaatgctCATAAAAGACGATGTTTTTTAATTGTCCTATTATGGAGTAAATAGGTCTTTCCACAATCTGACTTTAtttacgttaaaaaaaatttctttatgtttttatttgaatcattttaaataaacactttttttagtaaacaaaaacaGCTGTTTCAAATTGCTCAAGGTaactttaactaaattcaaacgaaaaagtgattttctaaaaacattttgagTTTAAGATTTAATCACTGAGCCATTCCAAAAAAGGAAAAGTCGTCAAAACTATGGTACTAATCCTTAACCCTTAGAGTACCACGTGAAagtttaatattcaaaaaatcatatctcggccCCAATACAaccaatttgactcgttttagaATCGTTGGATCGGCCAATTTCCAGAGAACACGGTGCTCTATGAAGAAATCCGATCCGAGCCCtttggccggagatattccggaattCCGTGGACCAGATCGGGTCCAGGGTAGCCAGGTCATTTTTCTTTCTACAATAATTATCCAAAAAGTTGTAAATAAGTAAACTTTTGTAGTTGTTTATTCATCATAAGTCACAGAAAGGTTATTCCAAAGccttggagcaattctggataGGATGGACACTTGGTCAatcacccggaaccggttccgggttccCGGTTCAATTTGTAGGTATGGCCAACATACTACTTTTGGCAAAATGGGGCATGCGACATGCcaaagttcatgaaattgtgcCACGAGTCCATATTAGCCCATACAAAGTCAATCTGACTCCatgtggccacccggaaccggttccaggttcccggTTCCAATCCGTAGGTATGGCCAATATACTACGTTTGGCGAAATGGggcatgcgacatgtcaaagttcatgaaattgtgcCACGAGTCTATATTAGCCCATACAAAGTCAATCTGACTCCATGTagccacccggaaccggttccgggtttcCGGTTCCAATCTGTAGGTATGGCCAACATACTACTTTTGGCGAAATGGggcatgcgacatgtcaaagttcatgaaattgtgcCACGAGTCCATATTAGCCCATACAAAATCAATCTGACTCCATGaggccacccggaaccggttccaggttcccggTTCCAATCCGTAGGTATGGCCAACATACTACTTTTGGCGAAATGGGGCAAGTGACatgtcaaagttcatgaaattgtgcCACGAGTCCATATTAGCCCATACAAAGTCAATTTGACTCCatgtggccacccggaaccggttccgggttccCGGTTCCAATCTGTAGGTATGGCCAACATACTACTTTTGGCGAAATGGggcatgcgacatgtcaaagttcatgaaattgtgcCACGAGTCCATATTAGCCCATACAAAGTCAATCTGACTCCATGaggccacccggaaccggttccaggttcccggTTCCAATCCGTAGGTATGGCCAACATACTACTTTTGGCGAAATGGggcatgcgacatgtcaaagttcatgaaattgtgcCACGAGTCCATATTAGCCCATACAAAGTCAATCTGACTCCATGaggccacccggaaccggttccgggttccCGGTTCCAATCTGTAGGTATGGCCAACATACTACTTTTGGCGAAATGGGGCATGTGACatgtcaaagttcatgaaattgtgcCACGAGTCCATATTAGCCTATACAAAGTCAATCTGACTCCatgtggccacccggaaccgattccgggtTCCCGGTTCCCATCTGCGGGTATGGCCAACCTACTACTTTTGGCGAAATGGGGCAAGCGACTTGTCAAGGTTCATGAAATTGTTCCACGAGTCCATATCAGCCCATACAAAGTCAATCTGACCCTatgtggccacccggaaccggttccgggtttcCGGTTCCAATCCGTAGGTATGGCCAACATACTACTTTTGGCGAAATGGGGCAAGTGACatgtcaaagttcatgaaattgtgcCACGAGTCCATATTAGCCCATACAAAGTCAATTTGACTCCatgtggccacccggaaccggttccgggttccCGGTTCCAATCTGTAGGTATGGCCAACATACTACTTTTGGCGAAATGGGGCATGTGACATGTCAAAGTTCGGGATTTGAAAGCCCTCGTTCTCATCACTACACACAGGACCAGGGTGACCCGGTAAAGCAGGAGAAGTTGGGTGAGCCGGCGATACAGTTGCACATTGCTaaacacattgcccatctacaaaatgtgacagatcatttttcgacgtatgacgttacacctgcaagtttagtagtgaaaaagaGGTTCCGCAGaaaaatcaagatgatgattttttgaaatcccATCTTTTGTGCGCGAAAGAAGAGAGCCACGGTCCCTTCCGATTTTTTCTCTAGATGAGCGTCAACAAATTTCTTTTGTGATGAATCTTTCATCGCTGGAAACGAATCatactaaaatttcatttattttttggagAAACCCTGTTTGGTTCTCTCAaaacaatgttagaaaaaaacacattttgaatttttcttgaaACTGTGACTCTTGCTAGGACTCTTTGAACCTTTACATAAAAACATATACAATTGTAATGTTATATAAAATGTTACAATTTAGATCACGCCCCCACTTTTGTAGTGTTTACTAACGACGCTCATGAATAACGACGAAGCTGTCAACGACAACGGCACGTAGCCAAGTTGCCGCCAAAAAGATTTCAAACAACAGGAAGCGTGTCAGCGTAAACGATTGCTGCTGTAAATTATAGTTGAAAGGGGTGATTTTGTTGTGATCAAGATTTGTGATGTGGTGCAAGAATGTCCGGAATGGACGACAGTTTTAGCGAGTACGAAGAGGAGGAACAATTGGACGACGAACCTAGAAAGAAGATGGATTGGATCATGAGACGATTTCGGACTTGGACTCAGAATCAGAAAGTCCTCAATCGAAGAACCGGATTGGTTAGTatcattgaaaatattgagCAACATAAACAGCATAAAGTATTGTCGTCACAGCACTAAAATGAAGTTCTAGGTTGCCTGTTCCGGGTGGCCACATGGGGTCAGATTGACTTTGTATAGGCTAATATGGACTCGTGGaacaatttcatgaactttgacatGTCACATGCCCCATTTCGCCAAAAGTAGTATATTGGCCATACCTACAGATTGGAACCGggaacccggaaccggttccgggtggccacatGGAGTCAGATTGACTTTGTATGGGCTAATATGGACTCGTGGaacaatttcatgaactttgacatgcCACATGCCCCATTTCTCCAAAAGTAGTATGTTGGCCATACCTACAGATTGGAACCGggaacccggaaccggttccgggtggccacatGGAGTCAGATTGACTTTGTATGGGCTAATATGGACTCGTGGaacaatttcatgaactttgacatGTCACATGCCCCATTTCGCCAAAAGTAGTATATTGGCCATACCTGCAGATTGGAACCGggaacccggaaccggttccgggtggccacatGGAGTCAGATTGACTTTGTAAGGGCTAAAATGGACTCGTGGaacaatttcatgaactttgacatGTCACATGCCCCATTTCTCCAAAAGTAGTATATTGGCCATACCTACGGATTGGAACCGggaacccggaaccggttccgggtggctACATGGAGTCAGATTGACTTTGTATGGGCTAATATAGACTCGTGGaacaatttcatgaactttgacatgtcgcatgccCCATTTCGCCAAACGTAGTATATTGGCCATACCTGCAGATTGGAACCGggaacccggaaccggttccgggtggccacatGGAGTCAGATTGACTTTGTATGGGCTAATTTAGACTCGTGgcacaatttcatgaactttgacatgtcgcatgccCCATTTCGCCAAACGTAGTATATTGGCCATACCTACGGATTGGAAccgggaacctggaaccggttccgggtggcctCATGGAGTCAGATTGACTTTGTATGGGCTAATATGGACTCGTGgcacaatttcatgaactttgGCATGTCGCATGCCCCATTTTGCCAAAAGTAGTATGTTGGCCATACCTACAAATTGAACCGggaacccggaaccggttccgggtgatTGACCAAGTGTCCATCCtatccagaattgctccaaggCTTTGGAATAACCTTTCTGTGACTTATGATGAATAAACAACTACAAAAGTTTACTTATTTACAACTTTTTGGATAATTATTGTAGAAAGAAAAATGACCTGGCTACCCTGGACCCGATCTGGTCCACGGaattccggaatatctccggccaaaGGGCTCGGATCGGATTTCTTCATAGAGCACCGTGTTCTCTGGAAGTTGGCCGATCCAACGATtctaaaacgagtcaaattggtTGTATTGGggccgagatatgattttttgaatattaaactTTCACGTGGTACTCTAAGGGTTAAATATTCATTTCGGGTGTCAGGAACATTGTGTTCATATGAATccttttaaaatggatttttttttctgcgaaaaTCCAAAATTCCCATTTGTTTGTCCATCCGCTCGTCCCGTCCCGCTCTATCCCAGAATAAAACCGCCGCTTACCTTCTCCGGGTGGTGCGCCGCCGGGCCCGGCTTCATCGCCTCGTCCGTCGGCACCTTGAAGCGGGTCGCCATCGAGAACATCGGCGCCTTCTTCACCAGCGGATCGATCTTGGCGTCGTAATGGCCAGGCCCGGGAAAGGTGATACACTGGGGCAGCCGCGACTTGGCCCGGCCGGTGATTGTGTAGGCGGGGGCGGATCGGATGGGGCCCTCCTTGCTTGTTCCGAGCACGTCCGGGATGTGGTACTCGTTCGGAGCTGTTGGTGGGTGGGAAGAAGGGGTTTGGGCGGGGTTTGGACTTTTTGGTCTTGCGTTTTGACGTTGGGGGTATGAATTTGGTTTGAAATGAGGTGGCTggagattctttttttttgtacaattcatGAACATTCCACATGATTGAGAACTAGATATTGGTGGTGCTGATTTTGAGATACTCGGGACTTACCTTAAGATTACTTACAAGTTTCGCTGCTTTCGGGACATGCAAACTACACAAACTAACCAGTTACTACTTTATAAAAAATGTGGTGGAACTTTAAGAACAGTTCAAAGTAAAAAGCAATTCAAAGCTACATCTAGCAAGCTATCAAACATTTAacaaactttttctcaaaaaaaacaaaaataaaacaaaaaatcataaaacgtGAGATGCCGAAACTCAAGACACTTTAAGCGCGGAAATGTCCCGTGCAAACCATGCGGTGCTGGTGTTCCACGTTCTGCAGCGACTTGACGCCGGCGATGCAGTTCGGCACGAGGTTCTCGTTCGTGACGGCATTCGTCGACCCGTCGGACGACGACACCACCACACCGGTCACGTGCTCCTCCCGCACCGACTTCCGCTCCCGGGTCATCTTGACCGAGCCGCTGCTGGTTGTGGTCGTGGTAGTCTTGGTCACCGTACCTCCAGATCCGTCACTCTGGACCTGAACCTGCGTCTGggactgctgctgttgctgggcGGCAGAACTACTCTGTTGTCGTTGTTGGGTTACCGCGCTGTACCCGGCTCCGTTGACCGTCGCCACGGCGGTCGtcgtggtgctgctgctgctggttgcgGATTGATGGTTGGTATCACCTGCCCC
Protein-coding sequences here:
- the LOC6031733 gene encoding outer dense fiber protein 3, with product MFMNSPNEYHIPDVLGTSKEGPIRSAPAYTITGRAKSRLPQCITFPGPGHYDAKIDPLVKKAPMFSMATRFKVPTDEAMKPGPAAHHPEKGYYVHHSVPAISFAIRHSPFMAQKNPPLTFTIRRSYWD